Proteins encoded by one window of Haematobia irritans isolate KBUSLIRL chromosome 2, ASM5000362v1, whole genome shotgun sequence:
- the Fgop2 gene encoding fibroblast growth factor receptor 1 oncogene partner 2, giving the protein MALTVGQLIMDAQRMASRVKELDALSSALLVEAEGNNRYVESLRQYQDEMDSLNRIANNKSNVEMVNRIQQQNANSSEILKENRELKVCIEDYERAMDLIMQKYREHTTSKVLESKLNFKEVYNDKLWKIIREQREKINEMAAVMQRAASIDDDCDLEVITRLRLENKTLRELLQISKQFGTYNRPIRVNEHLLEEKGVQTEYGADDSADELSLSGASIENTNNNSVIQIDTRSTSPNLANHCSNNENLSTDNASSLSSHGIGDVGENNNVTPAIDSTNSSSTTSIAIAATSSKTDVESKTSPDANAVDHNNPNASAGMEAQINVTNPITKGLSPNSNTNSVTTATAT; this is encoded by the coding sequence ATGGCCCTAACAGTGGGACAACTTATTATGGATGCCCAGAGAATGGCGAGTAGAGTGAAAGAGCTGGACGCCCTGAGTAGTGCCCTACTAGTAGAGGCCGAGGGTAATAATCGATACGTCGAAAGCTTACGCCAATACCAGGATGAAATGGACTCGCTCAATCGAATCGCAAACAATAAATCTAACGTGGAAATGGTTAACCGCATTCAACAGCAAAATGCTAACAGCTCGGAAATACTCAAAGAGAATCGTGAACTGAAGGTCTGCATTGAGGATTATGAAAGAGCTATGGATTTGATAATGCAAAAGTATAGAGAACACACTACCAGCAAAGTATTGGAAAGTAAATTGAACTTCAAGGAGGTTTACAATGACAAGTTGTGGAAGATTATTCGTGAACAGAGggaaaaaatcaatgaaatggCAGCTGTAATGCAAAGAGCTGCCTCTATCGACGACGATTGTGACTTGGaggtgattactcgtttacgcctAGAAAACAAAACACTACGCGAATTACTCCAGATATCGAAACAATTCGGAACCTATAATCGACCTATACGTGTTAATGAACATTTGTTGGAAGAAAAGGGTGTACAAACAGAATATGGAGCTGATGATTCAGCCGATGAGCTGTCACTTTCTGGGGCTTCTATTGAGAATACAAACAACAATTCCGTTATTCAAATAGATACCAGGTCAACTTCACCAAATCTGGCGAACCATTGCTCAAATAACGAAAATTTAAGCACAGATAATGCGTCTTCACTTAGTTCACATGGTATTGGTGATGTGGGTGAAAATAACAATGTAACACCTGCCATAGACTCTACGAATTCCTCATCAACAACAAGTATTGCTATCGCTGCCACTAGCTCCAAAACCGACGTAGAGTCCAAAACGTCGCCAGATGCGAATGCCGTAGACCATAACAATCCAAATGCTTCTGCTGGTATGGAAGCTCAAATTAATGTTACAAACCCCATCACTAAAGGTCTGTCTCCAAATTCAAATACCAATAGCGTGACCACTGCCACTGCAACATGA